One Sphaerisporangium krabiense DNA segment encodes these proteins:
- a CDS encoding cytochrome P450, whose amino-acid sequence MIAPAAAALVLSLPYWLPRVVVRLRMWLFTRINGDEGVPVPGDLVPVEQFRRVYADPAADGRSRGAALSDLFWYWLSPGADVHQEHLEPGERYERVARATRAFLGLPSARVTAMATRAAGRLRPSGFVRLRDLLMPMWAEFFYELVFGEECPAEARALIVANADDVVTALKGCGLRHMERRDRLTRYLLTRLDDACHPPPGGLTRVEQALYLQGTFFNTAVVQQSEATAHVLMTLARHRETQDALARDPAPLGNVIEETLRLYPLFGIAHRVTSADIALDGGTTLPAGTVLCFNYPEFHRTGFPDPDRFDPARWETLSVREANHIPFGVAANRPCPAWRLAPLAMRAVVAALLPRLDFHTSAAHTRSLPNRGPCLVLPRGARPWWRGAALAFMRVRDRWEDVGRALTQLVLGTYMVWDARRRQLCRRHFAAASQESACPSQERTA is encoded by the coding sequence ATGATCGCGCCGGCCGCCGCCGCCCTGGTGCTCAGCCTGCCGTACTGGCTGCCGCGCGTCGTCGTCCGCCTGCGCATGTGGCTCTTCACGAGGATCAACGGCGACGAGGGCGTCCCCGTGCCCGGCGACCTCGTCCCGGTCGAGCAGTTCCGCCGGGTGTACGCCGACCCGGCCGCCGACGGGCGCAGCAGGGGCGCCGCGCTGTCGGACCTGTTCTGGTACTGGCTGTCCCCCGGCGCGGACGTCCACCAGGAGCACCTGGAGCCCGGCGAGCGCTACGAGCGGGTCGCGCGGGCCACCCGCGCGTTCCTCGGCCTGCCGTCCGCGCGGGTGACGGCGATGGCCACGCGGGCCGCCGGGCGGCTGCGCCCGTCCGGGTTCGTGCGGCTGCGCGACCTGCTGATGCCGATGTGGGCGGAGTTCTTCTACGAGCTGGTCTTCGGCGAGGAGTGCCCGGCCGAGGCGCGCGCCCTCATCGTGGCCAACGCCGACGACGTGGTCACCGCGCTCAAGGGCTGCGGCCTGCGCCACATGGAGCGCAGGGACCGTCTCACCCGCTACCTGCTGACCCGCCTCGACGACGCGTGCCACCCGCCGCCCGGCGGCCTCACCCGCGTCGAGCAGGCGCTGTACCTGCAGGGGACGTTCTTCAACACGGCCGTCGTGCAGCAGTCCGAGGCCACCGCCCACGTGCTGATGACCCTCGCCCGGCACCGGGAGACGCAGGACGCGCTGGCCCGCGACCCCGCGCCGCTCGGCAACGTGATCGAGGAGACGCTGCGGCTGTACCCGCTGTTCGGGATCGCGCACCGCGTCACCTCGGCCGACATCGCGCTGGACGGCGGCACCACGCTGCCCGCCGGGACGGTGCTGTGCTTCAACTACCCCGAGTTCCACCGGACCGGGTTCCCGGACCCCGACCGGTTCGACCCGGCGCGGTGGGAGACGCTGTCCGTGCGCGAGGCCAACCACATCCCGTTCGGCGTGGCGGCCAACCGGCCCTGCCCGGCGTGGCGGCTCGCGCCGCTGGCCATGCGCGCCGTCGTCGCCGCGCTGCTGCCCCGCCTGGACTTCCACACCTCGGCCGCGCACACCCGCTCGCTGCCCAACCGGGGCCCGTGCCTGGTGCTGCCGCGCGGCGCCCGGCCGTGGTGGCGCGGCGCGGCGCTGGCGTTCATGCGCGTGCGCGACCGGTGGGAGGACGTGGGACGCGCGCTGACGCAGCTCGTGCTCGGCACCTACATGGTGTGGGACGCGCGCAGGCGACAGCTGTGCCGGCGCCACTTCGCCGCCGCCTCGCAGGAGTCGGCGTGCCCGAGCCAGGAGCGGACGGCGTGA
- a CDS encoding sulfotransferase family protein, producing the protein MKVIGVGVGRTGTLSLKAALETLGLGPCFHGRHVLDHPDRLALWEAAARGDAVDWSAVFAGYESSVDWPGAAFWRELTAAFPAAKIILTVREPDGWYDSVARTIYPMFGTSSDPRAREALRVVPGMEVFTRFHRRMIWDGFFGGGFADRERAIAVYEEHNAAVRAEVPAERLLVCEPGSGWAPLCAFLGVPVPDQEYPHLNDPGRFWGRVEARMAESRRRS; encoded by the coding sequence ATGAAGGTCATCGGCGTGGGTGTCGGACGCACCGGCACCCTGTCCCTGAAGGCGGCCCTGGAGACCCTGGGCCTCGGGCCGTGCTTCCACGGACGGCACGTCCTTGACCACCCCGACCGGCTCGCCCTGTGGGAGGCCGCGGCCCGGGGCGACGCCGTCGACTGGTCCGCCGTCTTCGCGGGCTACGAGTCCAGCGTGGACTGGCCGGGCGCGGCGTTCTGGCGCGAGCTGACCGCCGCCTTCCCGGCCGCGAAGATCATTCTGACCGTGCGTGAGCCGGACGGGTGGTACGACAGCGTCGCGCGCACGATCTACCCGATGTTCGGCACCTCCTCCGACCCCCGGGCGCGCGAGGCGCTGCGCGTCGTCCCCGGCATGGAGGTGTTCACGCGGTTCCACCGGCGCATGATCTGGGACGGCTTCTTCGGCGGCGGCTTCGCCGACCGCGAGCGCGCCATCGCCGTCTACGAGGAGCACAACGCCGCCGTCCGCGCCGAGGTGCCCGCCGAACGGCTGCTCGTCTGCGAGCCCGGCTCGGGATGGGCTCCGCTGTGCGCGTTCCTCGGTGTGCCGGTGCCGGACCAGGAGTACCCGCACCTGAACGACCCCGGCAGGTTCTGGGGGCGGGTCGAGGCGAGGATGGCCGAGTCCAGGCGGCGGTCATGA
- a CDS encoding alpha-hydroxy acid oxidase has translation MKSVRGPVNVREFEHAARDALDPVFYDYFASGAQDEVTTAANEAAFRRLCLVPRVLRGLGPPGLETTVLGHRTSMPLLMAPTAFHRLAHPGAELATARAAAGAGVVMIAAMLATTAIEEVAGEARKVDENAALWFQLYVQPDLGFTEAVVRRAEAAGCTALVVTVDSPALGRNERGDRNGFHDLPPGMRCENLREIGGDVRGVVLSPEISWRHLDWLRGITGLPIVLKGVLHPEDARLAVRRGVDGLIVSNHGGRQLDTTPASIDRLPVIADAVGGEIPLVLDGGVRRGTDVVKALALGASAAAVGRPVLWGLAVDGEDGVARVLSLLRAELVNALTLCGCDSPLSVPRDLVVEGGGR, from the coding sequence GTGAAGTCTGTCAGAGGGCCTGTCAACGTCCGGGAGTTCGAGCACGCCGCGCGCGACGCGCTCGACCCCGTCTTCTACGACTACTTCGCCTCCGGGGCGCAGGACGAGGTCACGACGGCCGCGAACGAGGCCGCCTTCCGCCGCCTGTGCCTGGTGCCGCGCGTGCTGCGCGGCCTCGGCCCGCCGGGCCTGGAGACGACCGTGCTCGGCCACCGGACGTCCATGCCCCTGCTGATGGCGCCGACCGCCTTCCACCGGCTCGCGCACCCCGGCGCCGAGCTGGCCACCGCGCGCGCCGCCGCCGGGGCCGGCGTCGTCATGATCGCCGCGATGCTGGCCACGACGGCGATCGAGGAGGTCGCCGGCGAGGCGCGCAAGGTGGACGAGAACGCCGCGCTGTGGTTCCAGCTCTACGTGCAGCCCGACCTCGGCTTCACCGAGGCCGTCGTGCGGCGGGCCGAGGCGGCCGGGTGCACGGCGCTCGTCGTCACCGTCGACTCCCCCGCGCTCGGGCGCAACGAGCGCGGCGACCGCAACGGCTTCCACGACCTGCCGCCCGGCATGCGCTGCGAGAACCTGCGCGAGATCGGCGGCGACGTGCGCGGCGTCGTGCTCTCCCCGGAGATCTCCTGGCGGCACCTGGACTGGCTGCGCGGGATCACCGGCCTGCCCATCGTGCTGAAGGGCGTGCTGCACCCCGAGGACGCCCGGCTCGCCGTGCGGCGCGGGGTGGACGGGCTGATCGTCTCCAACCACGGCGGGCGGCAGCTCGACACCACGCCCGCCTCGATCGACCGGCTGCCGGTCATCGCCGACGCGGTGGGCGGGGAGATCCCGCTCGTGCTGGACGGCGGGGTCCGGCGCGGCACCGACGTCGTCAAGGCGCTGGCCCTCGGCGCGAGCGCCGCGGCCGTCGGCCGTCCCGTCCTGTGGGGCCTCGCCGTGGACGGCGAGGACGGCGTGGCCCGCGTGCTGTCCCTGCTGCGCGCCGAGCTGGTCAACGCGCTCACCCTGTGCGGGTGCGACTCTCCCCTGTCGGTTCCCCGTGATCTCGTCGTGGAAGGTGGTGGCCGATGA
- a CDS encoding RNA polymerase sigma factor, protein MASGDAHAATAFVRRFQARVLGMARSVVGDPDLAEEIAQEAFVRVWLRAAGYDPGRGPVAAWLLTITRNLAVDAARRRRRTEPDLLPWPLAPPASPLFDDGAGDGLAAALRALPPEQSRPIVLSAVYGLTAKEIAEWDGVPLGTVKTRIRLGLAKLRDKLG, encoded by the coding sequence ATGGCCTCAGGGGACGCGCACGCCGCCACGGCGTTCGTCCGGCGGTTCCAGGCGCGGGTCCTCGGCATGGCGAGGAGCGTGGTCGGCGACCCGGACCTGGCCGAGGAGATCGCGCAGGAGGCGTTCGTGCGCGTGTGGCTGCGCGCGGCCGGCTACGACCCCGGCCGGGGCCCGGTCGCGGCCTGGCTCCTCACGATCACGCGCAACCTCGCCGTGGACGCCGCCCGCCGCCGGCGGCGGACCGAGCCGGACCTCCTGCCCTGGCCGCTCGCGCCGCCCGCGTCCCCCCTCTTCGACGACGGCGCGGGGGACGGCCTCGCCGCGGCCCTGCGGGCACTGCCGCCGGAGCAGAGCCGTCCCATCGTCCTGTCGGCGGTCTACGGCCTCACCGCCAAGGAGATAGCCGAGTGGGACGGCGTGCCCCTGGGCACGGTGAAGACGCGGATCCGCCTGGGGCTCGCCAAGCTCAGGGACAAGCTCGGCTGA
- a CDS encoding SgcJ/EcaC family oxidoreductase, producing the protein MDTHHRTRRSARAVCAAALGLGAALMPGSAAVADPVPAAGPSDADRVALAQLWERQAGAWARGDGHAYGATYTADADFVNVTGEHIHTGREIGTRFQRYLGAQLKNSRIITLEEKIQMLSPTLAYIIRKGCVFFAKETSCHPNTLSWNTSLVVKDSGRWLVRSFHNTLVNPPR; encoded by the coding sequence ATGGACACCCATCACCGAACGAGGCGATCCGCCCGCGCCGTCTGCGCGGCCGCCCTGGGGCTCGGCGCCGCGCTCATGCCCGGCTCCGCCGCCGTCGCGGACCCCGTGCCCGCCGCGGGCCCGAGCGACGCCGACCGCGTCGCGCTGGCCCAGCTCTGGGAACGCCAGGCCGGGGCCTGGGCGCGCGGGGACGGGCACGCGTACGGCGCGACGTACACCGCGGACGCCGACTTCGTCAACGTCACCGGCGAGCACATCCACACCGGCCGCGAGATCGGGACCCGTTTCCAGCGCTACCTCGGCGCCCAGCTGAAGAACAGCCGGATCATCACGCTGGAAGAGAAGATCCAGATGCTGTCCCCCACGCTGGCCTACATCATCAGGAAGGGTTGCGTCTTCTTCGCCAAGGAGACGAGCTGCCACCCCAACACGCTGTCGTGGAACACGAGCCTGGTCGTGAAGGACTCCGGCCGGTGGCTGGTGCGGTCCTTCCACAACACGCTGGTCAATCCGCCGAGGTGA